The DNA sequence AACGCCGGTAGTGATCCCCACTGGCGCTCCGGTGTTCCTGGGTGGTGCTTCTGAGAGCGATGGCAGCGGCCTGTTGACCTTTAATCCGCAGGTCCCGAGTTCGAACACACCAAAGCATTTCATCCCACCGGACTCGGCCTTGTTGGCCGGTGTATCGAGCAGCGGCAAGCTCCGACCACTGTTGACAATCGCCCAAGGACGTGCGCTGATATCCCCCTTCAAGCGCTCGGGCGGGAGCTTCGTCATGTCAGCATCATTCGTAAACTCCAAGATCGGATGGGCCACGCTCTGGAGTGCCGTATCCGCTACAGGAATCGTCGTCAGGACGACTAGCGGAGGGAGATCTTGGTCCCGGATTAGAGGCACCTACAGCGCGGGCAATGGCTCGAGTCTGATCGTCACCGCGGTGAACGCAACAACCGCTTGGCTGGAGATCACACCAGCGGGAGCGAATGTTAGTGACTATTTCTACCGCATCACTGCTGCGGGCCAACAAGTCCAACCGGTCTGCCTCTGTGACGGAGGGCCGACGTTGCTCGGGGTGCTGAGCCAAAGCGATGCGATTGGAGCGATATCGCCATTGGACAACCAGCCGCCAACGCCGGCAGGTGTCTCATTCTTTACATTCTCGGACACCAAGAGCACAATCTGGACTCCTGCAACTCCTCTTCACTATGCGCTCGCTACAGGAGGGTTGCGTGAGCAGCCAGAGGTCGTCGGGATCACAATGGGACCACACAAAGGGATCAGCAACGTAGTGGTAGAGACGAATCATACCGTGAAGGCGAGGATCAGGATCTCGGATATTCACGACTTGCCTTCTGCCACCTTTGGCCCACACGGCTCCTTGCTTCTTGGGTGGGTAACCGAACAGGGTGACGCGAAACTGGCACTCTTTGCCCCAGGTCAAAGCAAGCCGTATAGAACCGCGGACCTAGGCAGTATTGTCCCGAAACACGGAGGAGCGGGACCGATCGGACCTCAACCAGTGACAGTTCAGAGGGCAGGATCATCGTTTCTGGTGTTGAGTGCGGAATCGCTTCATAACTTTGGCGTTCTCAGGCGTGCCTGGACCGTGTCCGGCTGACAAGCAGGCTGGATTCGCTCACCGAAGGCGACACCGGTCCCCACGTACCTATGCGGCTTGGGTCGTCTAGACTTGTTCGAACGCCATTCAGCAACACATGGGGGGTCCTCGAATGTCGATGTCCCCTACGGGAGCTCCTGTCCACCGGCAAGGTGAACCAAACCTTTGGCTAGTTTGCCGAGACCAGATCTCCCCAGAGTTCTAAAAGGCCAATGGCCAAGCATTCCTTCCACCGAGCCAAAGGTGCAGGGAGCAATCGCTGACTCGAGATCGAGGGGCACCGCGACGGACTAGCTTTCAGCCACCCAAAGTCGTCTACTACCATCACGTAGTCAACTAGGTTGACTCCCATATCAGAGTAGGAGGTCAACATGGAGTACCCGGGACGACACGAAGTCCCGAATCGCTCGGGCACATACTCCAACAGGCTCGCTTGCTCTCGAGGCTGACCCAACGCGAGTTCGCCAACCGCCTCGACACCACCCAGCGTCCCATCTGGGAGCTCGAGACGAACAAGTCGTCGATCGCCATGCTACGACTCCTCCCATACCTGGTCGATTGCGACATGACCCTGACCGCGACCATCGCAAGGATGGGCGACCGCAATGACTGAACTCACCGTCGAGATCTATGGCACCTTGATCCGATTCGGAAGCAACTTCGACGTCCAGGGCGGCGGCGCTGGCATGACGCCGGTTTTTATCACGCGTATTGGCCACAAATTGACGGCGCCATCCGCATGCGGATCAAACGTTTGCTCAACAACACCTCACGTGACCGAACATGCGGGGTCGGCAAGCCTGTGCCACTCAAGTACGCGATGGGCGGCACCTGATTGCGATCGATCACCGAGGAGTACCGGCTCGATTCCGAAGTGCTCGAGGCGGACTTCGTGATCCTTTGGTCCTGCCGTTACTATGAGAAGTCATGACTCAGGTGATCGTGCTGAATGGCGGCTCGAGCTCAGGGAAGTCCTCGATCGCGCGAGCCCTCCAGGACATCTTGCCGAAAGTATGGCTGACCTTCGCAGTGGATGCCCTGATCGAGGCGCTCCCTGGTCGAGGCGACGATCCCCGCTCGGGACTGGTCTTCGAAGCGGACGGCACCGTCACCGTCAAGACCGAGTTCCGAGCCCTCGAGGACGTCTGGTACGCGGGCCTGGCGTTCATGGCTCACAACGGCGTGTCGTTTATTCTCGACGAAGTCCTACTGACCGGAGGTGTCGGACAACGACGACTGCAAGCCGCATTAAACGGCATCAACTTGTTGTGGGTCGGCGGCCAGGCACTCACTTCGAGAGTCCATTGGCGGATGGCTAGATCGTCGGTACCACACCCCATCGCCTGTTGAAGTTAGAAGGCGTATCGTCGCTTTGCTTGGGCAGCAGGGTTGGCACGTTCGTGATGGCCGCCTCGTTATAGGACAGCGGCTGTACGTGGAACCCGGAACCGCTATGTCACTTGGGCGCGATGCACTGCTGGCAGGGCTTCATGCGAATATTCGGAAAGTCATCGAGAGGTTCGTCGAAGACCACCTTGACGTTGCCATTTTTGAGTCATTCAAGGCTATCAATTACCGAGTGAAGGAGATGAGCAGTCTCGATCTCGACGGTAGCAAGCTCATGGACGCAACATTAAACGTAACGAACCCGAAGATTCGCTTTGCGGACCTGTCCTCGCAAACTGGGAAGGATGTCCAGCAAGGTTTGCATTTCCTCTTCAAGGGAGCCGTACAGGCATTTCGAAACCCTGATGCTCATGAACAGTTCAGGCTGCTTGACGAAGAGGAGGGGCTAGAGGTGCTGGCATTCGCTAGCATGCTGATGCGCAGACTGGTTCGGGCAGACACAGCTAGCCAAAACTCGTCCCAGGAGTCGGCGCAGTAGAAGTCGTCACCGGCGGCGCAACGGTGGCCGTCAGGGTGGATGAGTTCGGTATCGACTGGGCACCCGCACCGAACACAGAAGACCCGCGACACTTCCCTTTACAGCGGGAGGCTCGCCATTTGCTCGAGCTGTAGAGAACCCGTCTACCCTCGGACGGGCTCGCATAGTTGAGGGCCTTGGGCTTGTTGGCTATCAGTTGGCATCTGAGAAGTGTAGGTATCTGTGCTAAGGCTAAAGTACAGCTTGGCGCCAGTCGTCGTCGAAACTACAACTCCGCCTGGAAGAACGTTGTCAATGGTAGTCAATTGAAGACCACTCGGAGCTGGGAACGTCTTTCGCTTCGCTGAGTCGTACCCAAAAAGAGATGTAGTCGCCGGAGTGATCGGGACTGCTGCGTCTGTCCATGGCTGGAGCGCGATCTGCGAATCGGTGATATGTCCAGATGGACTAGAGTTATCTTGGACCACACCACCTATGAGATGAACGCGTGTGGTGCTCGCACCTGGGGTTACACAGACGAAGGCGCCGACGGTGGATAATTGGATACCTGGAACCTCGAAGCCATTTACAACCGGCACTTTAGAGATAGGAGTAGAGGTAAATGTCCAGCCAGAGGCAGTCATATTGCCATAGCCGGATCCAGCCTCTGCCAACACGCCAATCTCGTGATTGTACTGCTGGGTCAAAGACTCCTGTCCGGCTTGAGCCTGTTGCTGGAGTTGCGAGACTTGCTTGGATGACCTATGGCCTGCATTGGGACTCTCTACGTCCTCTAGCGTTCTAAGAAAGATCGACTGCAGGGTACTGGAGGAGGAGGGATTCGACGGCGTGGATGCTGGGTTCCATGCAAAACTTCTGGCTACCGCTAGGTAGTTATCCTGGAAATGTTGGGGCCAATGCTGAAATTCTTGAACTTCAGTGCTGGATAGATCCTGTAAGCTCCACTCAGCACGAGTGCTCCCGGAGAACCTTGGCGGAAGACTCACGCTATCAACAACATGGGTGGATGGATCTCGCGCATGTGCGGTGCCAACAGTGATAACTACTGCACCAAGAACTAGAGCGCCAATGGAAACCAGGGAAACCGCCCGATGATTTTTGATAAGCCGCCCGATGGATTCTACTTGCGTTTACTCACCTTTCTCGGATAGGTCCGGAGGGCACTGGACGGCCCTTTGCTGCCGACACAACAATAATACATGTCAGTAACGCATTGGGCTAACGAACGGTATGCGATCCACCTGAAGCGCGAGTGGGTCGAGTGGAGTGGAGATGCGACAAACGCTCATAATCCAAAGGTCGCACGTGTGGAGAGCCACATCATTGCAAGAGTCGCAGGGCTGATCGATAGCGAGCACAAACGGAAAGTGATAGGATCACAGCACGAGAGCTCTAGTGAATGTGTTCCCTGAGATAACCAAGAATCGCAAGGTACTCTATATTGGAGGTGTAGCGGCAGCCGTGGTGGTTGCAGGCTCGCTTTCGCTAATGATGCCAAAGAGTTCGGGCGCGTCAGAGTTGCCAGGGTTGTCCGGTCTGACGCCTGCGAAGGCCGCTCATCTGCAACAGCAGATCTTGGCTCAACAGCAGGAGAGCGCGTCGAACCATTCCACTCAAAGTTATGCTCAAGGACTTGCTCAGGTGCAAAAATCATCTGTTCCGGCGTCCAAGTTGCCTTTTCCCACTGGAATTCAGAACATCAAGCAGTCGGGCCTGGGTCCATCGTTCATCGTCTCGAATGAATGGGATACGGTCATGAACAGTACAGAATATGTTGTCTACTGCGGTGGTGTGGCGTCAGCTGCCGACTTAACGACAGGCGGCTCGGCTGTTACGACTGGCGCGGTTGAGGTCTGGAAGAATATCGACTCAGGAGCAACAGCTACCCCTCAAGAGGTCGGTCTCTACAAGTTTGCGGGATCAGCGTCATCAGCGCTTAAGGCCACCAGCGCATCTGAAAGCACTGTTACTTTGGCCTACAAGACCGGAACGGTCACGTTTGACCTTGCAAACGATTCCTTTTTGCCATCATCGTAAGCGACTACTCCAACGAAGATCTGGGAGCTGGTATTGAGCGGGGGACAGTCCTGAGGCTCTCTTCTCCGCGTGGGGTCTGGAGTGGCGAATCCTATGTGATCCACCTCTCATGCGAGAGGATCAACCATAATAGATGCGGGTGGAAACGCTTGACTAATCTGGCCCCACCACGCTTGACCAATCTGGCCCCACCCTCAACACCACGGTTCGTAGACTTGAAGCATTCTCATCGCGATCTACCTCAACGTGGCAGGTATCACAGGTCAGCCTTTTAGCGAGCTTTGCACCCGTTAGTCTGCCTCCGCAGTTGTGGTGGATCTGTGATGACGGGAAGAAGCGATTTACAACGACTACCTTCACTCCCACACGTTCTGCCTTGTAGGTAAGCGTTGGTCGGAAGGCTCCGAGTCCGGCATCGGATACCGAACGGCGGAATGCCCGTCTTCCCATGCTCCGTTTCATGGCAGCGAGGTTAAGGTCTTCAATCTTAACTTCGCTGTAGTTATCCACCAGATAACGAGTCAACTGGTGGATGCTTTCACGACGGATGTATACGGCTTTACGGTCTAACTTGACAAGCTTGGCTTTCGCTCGCCTGTGACCGTGTGATCCAGGTATCCGTCGTGAAAGAGTGCGCCCAACCCTGCGGCGCTCTGTGAGTGTAGCACGTAGTGGTGCTGGGTTGGGGAAAATTGTTATGCTGCCGTTACTGTCAGCCACGGTAGCTAGTGACCGTAGTCCTAGATCGACGCCAGCCTTGCCGGCTTTGGGTGACTGTCCCGATGGAGACACGATCTGTGTTCTTACGGCCATTTGGCAAGAGACGAACAACCTCCCCCATCTCTCCGATAAAGTGCAGTTGAGTAGTCGAGCGTTGTTTTTGGCTAGGTGTCGCTGTATTCTGCGAGTGTTCTCTTTAGAGCGTAGACCCCCTATGGTCGGCAGCACAATCGTCCGGCGATCATCCTCAAAGCGCATAGCGCCAGTCGTAAAACGTACTCTGTTCTGGTCTTTTCTCTTGGACTTGAACTTCGGGAATCCGACCTTCCTGCCCTTGCGACTTCCGCGTTTTGAGCTTGACCAGTTAGATAGCGACTGCACTAGGTCGGCTATACCAGAGGCATACGCTTCTTTGGAGTTGTCTCCCCACCAAGGCGCGACCTCGTCCTTCTCTTGGTTCCACTGTTTACGAAGAGCCTCAAGAGTCCACGGCGTAGATGGGCAACTCGCGTCTTTCTTCTTAGCCTCCATGTCTGACTTTACTTTGGCTAGCGCCCAGTTGTAGGCGACTCTTCTGGCTCCGAAGTGAGATCGAACAAGAGAAGCCGATTGTTGATCTTTTGGCCATTCTACTTCAAAAGAGGCACCTGCAACCGTCCATCCAGTCGGAACCTTTTCGCCGGTATCGTTGCATAACCCGAAGAGTACACTGACCGACTCTAGAGCATCTCGGTATTGCTCAAAATCTCCAGCTAGCGCGACTTTCCTGGTCGGTTTACCGTCATCGAGAAGAACTTTGCCTCCGGTGAGATCGGATACTTTCTGAGCCTGTACTTTTGTGCGCATCACTGCAATCATGAGCACACCGCACCAATAGCACGCTGAGCTTTGTTAACAGCTAAACGACGACCATAGAGACGAGCGCATAGTGACGTGAGCAGTTCTGTAACATCTCGTACTAAGTCGTCATCTACCTCAGCAGGGTCTACGACGACGAGTTTCCTTGATTGAGCCTCAAGTGCGGCTTCTATGTATTCAGCTCCAAACCGGCAGAAACGATCTCGATGCTCAACCAAAATTGTGCTTACTTTTGGATCTTTCAGTAGAGACAAGAACTTACGCCTATGCCCGCCAAAAGCTGAACCAACTTCTGTGACTACACGATCTATTGAGTACCCATGCTCTGTAGCCCAAGTAAGGACTCTGGCAACCTGACGATCTAGGTCTGGCTTTTGATCTGCAGAAGACACTCGCGCATATATCACGGCAGACTTAGGCACGGACAGCTGTGACTCTAAGTCTCGAACCAATATGAGTTGGCCAACTTTGCGGGCAGGTACAGGCAAAGTACCGGCACGATACCACTTAAATGCCGTTTGAGGATGTATACCTTGGGAGAGTGCCCACTCACGCAGGTTCATTACATCCTATTGTAGTACATCTGTACGTCAACTGTTGGAACCCCATCCGGAGCACCAAGAAGATTGACGTCACTGAGACCGAGCAAGATCTCGGCTATGCCGGTCGCATTTTGTTCCATAGGGGTCCTCCAGTGATGAGCTTTTCCCAATCCCATTCTGACAGTGCCCCTGTGACCCTCCCAAACTCACCCTGGTGCGTGGTTACAGCTGGCTAGATGCCCCACTTAAATCCTAAGTATCCGCGAACCGTCTGTCATGACAGTTGCGCCAGTTGATAATGCATGATCTCATCCAGCAAGCTCAGCTGCCCACTGTCTGAAGAGTTGACCTTTGCATCGGCACAGGAGCTAACCGTCACTCCCAGCAAGCGGACTGATGCGGGAACCGGCAATCCTGGTGGGACAGCCTTAGCAAACAGCTCGGGCAGACAAGCAGAGATCTCCTCGGCCCGCCATATAGGCTGTGCGACAGTGTGCGCCCGTGTTACCGTTTGAAAGTCGCCGAAACGTGCTTTGACGCTCACGGTTCGCCCTGTGAGCTCGAGTTCATGGAGACGGCGCGATACTTGTCCGGCCATCTCCTGCAGGGTGTTCAACATGACCGTCCGGTCGCTCAGATTCTCCTGGAAGGTACGCTCATAGCCCACGGATTTACGCTCGCGATGCGGCTGAACAGGACGCAAATCTATCCCTCGCGCCACTTCGTAGAACCAGAGGCCGGTCTTGCCAAACCGCCTAGTCAGGGTCTCCTGGGGTGTATTCCGGAGATCCAGAACCGTGTGAATCCCCATTTTGGACAGCCTTTCCACCGTGGCAGGACCAACACCGTGTAGCTTGCTAACGTGAAGCGGTGCCAAGAACGTCAACCCGCGATCAGGTGGAATCACCAAAAGACCGTTCGGTTTACGCCAATCGGATGCCAGCTTTGCTAGTGCTTTGTTATAGGACACTCCCGCCGAAGCAGTTAATCCTGTCTCCCGCTCGATACGTGCTCGGATCTCCTTGGCGATCTGGACTGCCAGTGTCCCATCTGTGGTGGCAGCTGTTACGTCAAGAAATGCCTCGTCCAACGAAAGCGGCTCGACCAGGTGTGTGTAGCTGCGCAGGATCCTCATGACTTGTTGTGAAGCCGCACGGTAGGCGTCCATTTTTGGGCGAACAAAAACCGCCTGTGGGCAGAGCACTCTGGCGCGTGATGCTGTCATCGCGGAGTGAATGCCGAAACTTCTGGCCTCATAGCTGCACGTCGCCACCACCCCGCGACTTGCAGGGTCTCCACCGACGACAACCGGCTGTCCCATGAGTTCAGGGTGGTCCCTTTGCTCTACGGCAGCAAAAAAGGCGTCCATATCCACGTGAATGATCTTGCGAATATGGGAGGGCTTCTCAGTGCGTTCGTCCAGCAATCGTGAACTCCTCGACTGCCCAGATCCTATCGACGCGCCCCTTCCTTGGATCAGACACTTCGACAGAACTAGCAGCTAGACAATACTATGCAAGTACAGAGTACCACTGTCTTTACACGCCTATTTCCCTCTATACGGCGGTCCCCTTGATACTTCCCACGGTTCGCGAACGCGCTCCGAGAATCCAACACGCACCTAGACCACACCAACCCTGTGAACTCGACTGTACTCGAAGCGGAGGATCTGCAGGAACTGGACAGACAGGGCGTGGAGGGCAAACCGCGGAAGTCGTAGTGGGAACTGTGCAAATGAGGAAGGCATATGACAACACTGACCTGGGATTTAGCGGAAACAGCGGAAGTTTCATAATTGGCGGTATCCACTTGCTCAGGACTACCTGTAGGAAACGTTACGGATGAGCGGAAGTGACAGCGACACTTCCTCACCTGCGCAGCGCCTTCCGCTCTTGCAGGTCGGAGCTGATGCACGATCGCGAGTGTTCGAGATTGCGAACTTGTTGGCCGTCAGAGTTCAGGGACCAAAACAACGAAATCACTGATCCCTAGCCCAGTACTCTAGCATCGCACGGCAGCTCCAAATCAGAAGAGTCCCAAGCGATGCCCCTACTCGACCACATGGTTGTCACAATGTCAAGTGAATACGGTGCCAGTTGGGCACGGTGCCGAGTGGCCACGGTGTCTGCTGATCCGGAACTCGGAGGAATCAGGGTCCACACCTGACCGCAGCTGTTCGGTAGGTAGGTGTCCAAACGAGAGCACCTATCTGCAATCTCGAGGGCTCGTTTAGATCTCTTTGTGCGAGCAGAAAGAACCTTCGCGGTTTGCCGTGCGCACCGGTGACGGTGGGCAAACTCGCCGTTGCGGTCGAGGAGGTCCAGCTAGCGAACGGCAGCACCACTAAGTGCCTAACGCGCCTCCAGCTGGAGCAGGGCACGTTTCGCACTCAATCCTCCAGCGTACCCGGTTAGGTCGCCGTTGGCCCCGATCACCCGATGACAGGGAACGATAATAGCGAT is a window from the Ferrimicrobium acidiphilum DSM 19497 genome containing:
- a CDS encoding type II toxin-antitoxin system YoeB family toxin, with protein sequence MRKQLRRPGRRRWHDAGFYHAYWPQIDGAIRMRIKRLLNNTSRDRTCGVGKPVPLKYAMGGT
- a CDS encoding phosphotransferase-like protein codes for the protein MTQVIVLNGGSSSGKSSIARALQDILPKVWLTFAVDALIEALPGRGDDPRSGLVFEADGTVTVKTEFRALEDVWYAGLAFMAHNGVSFILDEVLLTGGVGQRRLQAALNGINLLWVGGQALTSRVHWRMARSSVPHPIAC
- the tnpB gene encoding IS607 family element RNA-guided endonuclease TnpB — protein: MIAVMRTKVQAQKVSDLTGGKVLLDDGKPTRKVALAGDFEQYRDALESVSVLFGLCNDTGEKVPTGWTVAGASFEVEWPKDQQSASLVRSHFGARRVAYNWALAKVKSDMEAKKKDASCPSTPWTLEALRKQWNQEKDEVAPWWGDNSKEAYASGIADLVQSLSNWSSSKRGSRKGRKVGFPKFKSKRKDQNRVRFTTGAMRFEDDRRTIVLPTIGGLRSKENTRRIQRHLAKNNARLLNCTLSERWGRLFVSCQMAVRTQIVSPSGQSPKAGKAGVDLGLRSLATVADSNGSITIFPNPAPLRATLTERRRVGRTLSRRIPGSHGHRRAKAKLVKLDRKAVYIRRESIHQLTRYLVDNYSEVKIEDLNLAAMKRSMGRRAFRRSVSDAGLGAFRPTLTYKAERVGVKVVVVNRFFPSSQIHHNCGGRLTGAKLAKRLTCDTCHVEVDRDENASSLRTVVLRVGPDWSSVVGPD
- a CDS encoding IS607 family transposase encodes the protein MNLREWALSQGIHPQTAFKWYRAGTLPVPARKVGQLILVRDLESQLSVPKSAVIYARVSSADQKPDLDRQVARVLTWATEHGYSIDRVVTEVGSAFGGHRRKFLSLLKDPKVSTILVEHRDRFCRFGAEYIEAALEAQSRKLVVVDPAEVDDDLVRDVTELLTSLCARLYGRRLAVNKAQRAIGAVCS
- the dinB gene encoding DNA polymerase IV, with translation MLDERTEKPSHIRKIIHVDMDAFFAAVEQRDHPELMGQPVVVGGDPASRGVVATCSYEARSFGIHSAMTASRARVLCPQAVFVRPKMDAYRAASQQVMRILRSYTHLVEPLSLDEAFLDVTAATTDGTLAVQIAKEIRARIERETGLTASAGVSYNKALAKLASDWRKPNGLLVIPPDRGLTFLAPLHVSKLHGVGPATVERLSKMGIHTVLDLRNTPQETLTRRFGKTGLWFYEVARGIDLRPVQPHRERKSVGYERTFQENLSDRTVMLNTLQEMAGQVSRRLHELELTGRTVSVKARFGDFQTVTRAHTVAQPIWRAEEISACLPELFAKAVPPGLPVPASVRLLGVTVSSCADAKVNSSDSGQLSLLDEIMHYQLAQLS
- a CDS encoding TIGR02391 family protein, yielding MLGQQGWHVRDGRLVIGQRLYVEPGTAMSLGRDALLAGLHANIRKVIERFVEDHLDVAIFESFKAINYRVKEMSSLDLDGSKLMDATLNVTNPKIRFADLSSQTGKDVQQGLHFLFKGAVQAFRNPDAHEQFRLLDEEEGLEVLAFASMLMRRLVRADTASQNSSQESAQ